GCCGAGATGAGAGGAAATGAGCGTGTCCACAATTTGCTCCTGGGACGACTCGTTGTATGGCTCGTTCACAATGAACGTTTTCACTTTAGGGCTCCAGAACGTTTGCAGGAAGTCATAACTTGGTATGGAGATGTCAAACCTGCCGATTCGATGAGCAGCAGCGGTGATCCTGCCGCCCATGTAAGCCTTCGAGAAAAGAAATAGTTCCCAGATGAAATGCTATTTAGCCTGCTTGACTGAATAATGCATTAAATATCGGTAGGAATCTTAATTCACTGGTCGACCGTTTTCATTCTGCAAACGTTTTGTATGACTGACTGGTCAATTGATAGGCTTCAGCTTGGACAGAACGGTTGAAGAtacctaaatatttatttatttatttatttatttacttgcttggTGTTACGCCAATctgcaagggagataacaacAATTCatgaacaatacaaaaaaaaaatcataactttatttatttatattgattggtgttttacgtcgtactagagaatatttcacttatacgacggcggccagcattatgggggaggaaaccgtgcagagcccggaggaaacccacgaccatccgcaggttgctggaaggccttcccacgtacggtacCTAAATATGGTATGACCGACGACCATTCGCGTGGTTAACTTGAAATGGACATTTCACCAGTGAAGCACGGGATGATTTGCAATCCTACTCCCAGGAATATGATTACAGGAGAAGTCAGCTTCTCATGGGAGAGATCCAAAGTTCAAATCTGAACCGTGTAAGTACTGCACCCACTATCACTTCATCTGGCTGCTGTTTAGCGCCATACCAAGTAATGTTTCACTGACAACGGCGACctggagtggaggaaaccggaatgcccgcGTCCTTTACGAGGTGCCTGAACTACCCGGAGCAGGATTGTCAGGAGCCGATCGGAATCGGAGATATATACTGCAGTCTgttgtattatatatgtgtgtataatatttgtatgcttgaggtttaatgtcgtacttaacaatttctcagtcatgtgacaacgaggattcattaggtgtATATAAACTAGTATATACTGGCTTCTTTTGGCAGGGctagtccatgccgccaaagtactgccgtcactgaagtatcatgccgaaggcaccagatatgacaccccataccaaccagtcctgtttccttgctctaacctctccgTGCTGGGCGTCAAGttaaacaagtaccatttcaagtctttggtatgacccaaccgcggtttgatcccgggtctgccgacttcgaggcggtcGCTCAaagcattaggccaccaaaaGGTCTTCTATTATATAGATCAATGTTTTAATCAAATTACTCAAGGCCGGTAATTGATGACGTAAGACTTACTACGTAAGACTTGCCACTTGTTAATTAAATGATGTTCGGCTTGGTTGCTCGAAAACTTTTCTTGCTTAAGCAGAAGTTATTTGCTTAGGTGAGCAATTAAACTTGTGTGCAATGTTTGACTGGAGTGTTTTCAAGAGACACTTCATagccaaaaaaagaaaaaaaaaataccgacTTCAACAAGTGAACTAATGAAGCTTTGAAAACCTGCCTGAAACTCTTTCAGTAGTCCGTTCTCCGTCCTCTTCTCCCGCCCTGTCTTGTCAGGGTAGCTGAGGAAGTCGCCGTTGTTCTGACCGAAACGCCGTTGTATGTACTCGAGCAGCCTCGTTGCAACGTCTACCCGACCTGCCAGAAGCAGTAGTGTCGGGGCTTTGTAAATGGCTCCCAAATCGCCCACAGTCCCCTTGCCTTTGAACTCTCCGTCCTCCGCGATGTTACGTACAAAGAAGTCCATCGCCCTGTTGCTGGCATCCATGTATCGTTGGTACTTCGCCATAATGACAATTGAGTTTCTGGATGACGTTgattcttgttgttgttgttgttgttgttatataggcctacagattcGCGGCAAGGCGTCAGCACACAGGTGGTATACCTTCTGCGTTCAGCTATATCAAAAGAAAAGGGTGACACAACTGGATAACAAGAGTTATATTAGTATTCATTTATCTTGTGTTTTAAACTTTGATACGAATTCAGCGCgataaaagctgatagtgggaTTACACGTATGTCTGGAGATACTGGCGGAGTGTCTATGGAAGGCCGATAGGGTCATCATCGCAGACGGATATAGCCTACGGTCATCATCGCAGACGGATATACGGATATACGGTCATCATCGCAGACGGATATACGGTCAATCTTCGCAGACGGATAGAGCGATCATCGCAGACGGATAGAGTGATCACTACACAAAATCGTCTGGCTTTGGTGCAAAGCGATGCAATGCCAGGAGGGATCATGACATTGTCGTTTTGTCAAAAGATCAAGCCAATTTACCGAAACGGAATATAATTCCATTCAATAAAAGCAGACTACTCAATATTTGCAACTGCATTGttaaataatttacttattaattatattggtgttttacttatattatttcacgtatatatatacaccaccGACCAGCTGGCGACCATTaatgtgggtggaaaccagatAGAGACCAGGACCAGGGGAAACAAACAATCATCCGCAAGTTGTCGACGTACGACCCGGAGAAGAACTGAGTATGAACTCACAAAGCCCCTATTGGTggtaatattatattattttgctGCGCTAGCAACCTAACCACTGAAAGATGAAATAAACCTGGCTGAAGTATCATACATCGCATGCACCATATCCACTCAGATGAGTCGAGAACTTCtggagaaaagagaaaaaattaaCATCTTTACAGGCAAACCATTTAAACGTTCATtgacaagatatatatatatatatatatatatatatatatatatatatatatatatatatatatatatatatatcttgtcaatgaatatatatatatcaatgaaCGAAAAGCATGCAGCCGTTTCACAAACAAGCTTCAAAAGGGTAAATCGTGAAGTTAGAAAGCGATACTTTCAAGCCACGCTAGATACGAAGTCACGGTGTATCATTATACGCACCATAATATTTCTTTCCATCATCGTACTACGATCACGCGATACTTCGATGGTGGCGTTTGCCGGCCTCTGTACCTGTCCAATGATCCAGAGCAGGACAACACACGATTCATATCGTTACCGGTATTAGGTCAGGCTAACCTTGATGAGCAAGATCACATAATGTGTCAAGGATAACCAGTCCAAACCTTCAAAGCTTTGGAATCTTAAATTTAGTAACTGTTTAACACTCTCCTTTTGGGAACAACTGCTCTGGAGTTCCAGCGTTCAGTTGGTTCTTGGATATCTCCGATTCTGTAAATCATCGGTCAGTGCTTGAGGCTTTGCGATACTTTCAATATTGTCTACTTTCAGACATTCACAAGGAAATCCGCCTGCATGATCTTTACAGGGAGTACTATTCTTTTGTGAAGAGTTCAAATGCAAACttcaaatttcaaatgcatCCCATATATAATAACCATAACGGGGACACGatgactggttttatttgacttttagACTGTACGTGATGAAAGACGCAAAACgtttcaaagtttcaaaacaaaacacaaacaacgTAGTTATCAGTGTAACTTGAAAGGCCTGAAGGGTTGTGTCcataaataatattacattGCAGTAACAAAATCTGCTCCAGCAGCAATGATCAATACCCTGTTAAATTAACAAATAGGTTTTTAGGGTTTTCTTAAGTTATAACGTATCATCTACTGACTTCCACACTCATGATATCAGTGGCCTATCTCGTCATTCTTTACTCGATCAGCCACTGATAAATATAGCACGACTCTCGCTTAACAAAGCTTCGTGACCCAGCTATCAGAGAGCACAAAGCTTAGTGACCCAGTTATCAGAGAGCACAAAGCTTCGTGACCTAGTTATCAGAGAGCCAGTCAAATGGCTGAATGCCTGGgatacattcatttatataatttaacagctgacatgtacatggcttCAAAGTATAAAACAATTCTTATCAATCATAAAATTTAAGTATCGTGCAGCATGGCAGTATAATACAACTGTAATGGAATACACGTTGATGTATATACCACTGAGATATATGGTCTACCCGCTATCTTGCATGGAGGTGTACATATATGGACGGACTTTCGTATAACCAACAGTCatccaaaatggacgttccgagTCAATAATTGTAATGCCAACTTCCAAatcgacgtttaacacaaaccaccaaaaaactaaCAAAGCATATAAACGGTTTTCATTGGTGTtggaaaagtgaaaagaaaGAAGAGTAAAAGATTTCTCTATCATCATCTTGGGACATTGTAGCGAACAATCCAAACCTGATTCTATCTTCCAAAACTTTCTACTTGATAAACAAGGTTCTTATTAGACTACACAAAGTGTGAAATTATTCTTTCTGTCCAATTTATGTTAACAAGTGCATCAAGTGCTGTTGTGACAGTATAACGCTAATGTAAGCTTCCTCCCCGCATCGGTATACGTGATTATTCAACTTGGATCGTTCATCTATTGTAAGAATCAACCGAATTTCATCTAGTTTGGGAAATTTGAGACCTGCGAGATGTGGTCGATTTATGCAGATCTCCTGTTGCCTTCAAGGTATATGATTCGAAACTGAAAGTATAACCCGATGGTAGCCCGACAGTATAACCCGACAGCTACTTCTTTCAATAGTTATTACCGTAAAAGCCAGGGAAAACATATATTCAAGAGTTGTCAGCGACACTGTTCTCTCTGGGCCTTTTATCTCAAGCTCATCAAGGAGTTCTTGTGAACTAAAGGAATTTGTGCCCCCTGCATCAAGCAAGACGTGTGTCTTGGTCTCTGCCTCGCCATATTTAGAgctaacatatatttatacaattgACAACGCAACTCTTGGACGTTTGCTACATGCAGTGCGGACATCTGAAGCTTTGAGTTTTCATTGATTTGTATTTCCTGTTTCGGGTACGAGTACATGTTCTTACTTCTTTGACGGAAATTTGTACACTCTTGCTGGAAAGTGAAGACGTGTGAAATGATTTCGTGTGAGACCTTAGATGTTGCACATACTTTTCTCCTTGCACTGCTGAGATATAAGGTTACTCTTAACATAGTCATTTGCCCCTGAAAAATTCAAATCTTTATGCAGGCTTCATTTCTTCGAAGCCGTGGCAAAAAAGGTGCATGTTCACTTGTACATGACTTGAAAGCATTATCTGTAGTGTCCTGATTAGGTACAACTGCAGTCATGGTGTCCTTGTCAGAAGTATAGGTTTGGCCATTATAACTGGTTTCACATCTCGTGCAGTTATAGATTTGACATTAAGCACCTTGTTAGGCCTATCTCTGGTGCTGTTTACATCAACCACTGGGTCACTAACTTCTTCGGCACAtctctacatatatacagaggGTCGTACAgagaaaaatgtatgaaattgcAGGAGCTTTCCAGGAACAAAACTGCCATTTTCAAGCGAAGAAATCATGCAGTTTTTGAATAGAGGCTTAAATACTGTTTATTCAATACTGcagttttctttgaaatataaattttctgctttttgtttctgtatagaCTTCTTGCCCAATTTGACAGGCAGTCACATTACATTCGGTTACCGGTTTCTTCAAAGTGGTTCTCTTATAGTAGACAGTATAGTAGACCTGTATAAGATCTTTTCTCTAAAAATTCGTcgccacatgactgaaaaattgttaattacgacgttaaaccccaagcactcactcactctttactCTAACggatcacccccccccccccccccgaaacacacacacaccatcagcAAACTTCTTAATTCTGTTCTTTATGGAATTTGTTGTATTTCTGCAGATTTGACACCTATTAGGCTTTAAACCTTCGTGATACGACTCGATTTTATCACTGACTAGCCAAGCATGTATAATATACGGGACAACCACACACAGCGCACTCGATGATGCCCCTTTCACATGGATTAACTATGCTGTAACCCCGTTTTGATTAAACTGAGTATGTAAAATTGCATGCTACGAGGGTAATGAATGGATGGCAAGACACCGTCTTTGTCCGATACATAGTGACCTAGTTTATCGTTAAGAGCCAAAGTAACATGGGTGGGTATTGACCGATTAGGTAACGGAAATTGAGCTATGAATAATGGTGTGACGACCAATCTTCTGAGTTTTGAATGCTATCTTTGGGATATTCTATGGTAATGGCATGTTTTGGTGTAGCCGACTTAACTCGCAGGAAATTGCTAtacatttgtgatatttgtgtattatttggGGGGAGGGATCCTACACTTCACCTTTAGAATAAAATATAATGCACCCCCACAatctttattttccattttttctgaatattttatgCAGGTGTGTTAGTCCAAACTGCATGTCCCTCATAACCTGTGCCCGGTTGTGGTACAAGTATAACActggtaattttattttttgcgttgcgttttatatttcttttttaaaataatgttatgGAAACCGGTATGTGTTGCTTGTAAAAAGATAATAATGCATATTCGTTTTAATACATTGATTAAATTTAAACGTTTGAACCAACAATATGTTGTCTCCATATTTCGGTCATCTACGTCATGACAGAACCCCCCTGGTGGGAGGACAGTGTGACCAAGTGATTGGAAAAGCCCGTAGAAATTCCAATTTTTAACTTCAAAGAAGACGGTGTAATTTACAATCTTAATTTGTCACGATTTTCCCAGGTTTAAGTGGAGATGCAGGTTAATACAGTTATTTTCGTCATCTACGAACGTCTCCGCTACCACACAAAATAAGtcttttggaattttaccttATGGAATCCATAGTATTTGAAGGTTATACAGCCAGTGATCTAACAAGGCAGATATTATGTGCTTTAGATTTAGCAACATGAGCTGATATTATTGCCATCTACGTCACGGTCATCTACGTTTCGATTTTATGTGATGTAGATGACATTTAGCGTGACGCAGATGACATATCGTTACGTAGATGACACATGAA
This DNA window, taken from Liolophura sinensis isolate JHLJ2023 chromosome 11, CUHK_Ljap_v2, whole genome shotgun sequence, encodes the following:
- the LOC135477994 gene encoding uncharacterized protein LOC135477994 gives rise to the protein MAKYQRYMDASNRAMDFFVRNIAEDGEFKGKGTVGDLGAIYKAPTLLLLAGRVDVATRLLEYIQRRFGQNNGDFLSYPDKTGREKRTENGLLKEFQAYMGGRITAAAHRIGRFDISIPSYDFLQTFWSPKVKTFIVNEPYNESSQEQIVDTLISSHLGLLALFFKDMDKAIGAGDAIVKIYELQNDP